The proteins below are encoded in one region of Triticum aestivum cultivar Chinese Spring chromosome 1B, IWGSC CS RefSeq v2.1, whole genome shotgun sequence:
- the LOC123104192 gene encoding uncharacterized protein: MAAAPSPAVAAVSSSTPSSGLLPPRRSAVPLPSMGSSRAAAPGGRMATVARAVGDVAAEGNTYLIAGAVAVALVGTAFPIFFSRKDTCPECDGAGFVRKSGATLRANAARKDQAQIVCANCNGLGKLGQIDK; the protein is encoded by the exons ATGGCCGCCGCTCcctcccccgccgtcgccgccgtcagcAGCAGCACGCCCTCGTCGGGGCTCCTGCCGCCGCGGCGCAGCGCCGTCCCGCTGCCGTCGATGGGGAGCAGCAGGGCGGCGGCGCCCGGGGGCAGGATGGCGACGGTGGCGCGCGCGGTGGGCGACGTGGCCGCGGAGGGCAACACGTACCTCATCGCCGGCGCCGTGGCCGTGGCGCTCGTCGGCACCGCCTTCCCCATCTTCTTCTCCCGCAAGGACAC GTGCCCCGAGTGCGACGGCGCCGGGTTCGTGCGCAAGTCCGGCGCGACGCTGCGGGCGAACGCGGCGAGGAAGGACCAGGCGCAGATCGTGTGCGCCAACTGCAACGGCCTCGGCAAGCTCGGCCAGATCGACAAGTAG
- the LOC123084900 gene encoding protein DETOXIFICATION 40: MDAAESNETKLQSPLLLPTLPTPLLDGADGGDQRLESILGGGSSAPWARRMCAATAVELPMLARLAAPAVLVYMINYLMSMSTQIFAGHLGTLELAAASLGNTGVQMFAYGLMLGMGSAVETLCGQAYGASKFDMLGIYMQRSIVLLMATGVPLAALYTFSQPILILLGESPEIARAAGIFVYGLIPQIFAYAVNFPIQKFMQAQSIMAPSAYISAVTLVVHVVLSYLAVYKFGLGILGASLILSASWWIIVVAQFIYVVSSSRCHLTWTGFSVRAFSGLPQFFRLSIASAVMLCLEAWYFQILVLIAGLLKNPELSLASLSICMTISGWAIMISFGFNAAASVRVSNELGAGNPKSAAFSVVVGTMVSFTLSLIISVVILLCRDYISYIYADGEDVAAEVSKLTPLLALTVILNGIQPVLSGMAVGCGWQAFVAYVNVGCYYVVGVPLGCLLGFYFDLGAAGIWCGMIGGTLMQTVILVWVTIRTNWDNEVAEAMKRLHKWEDKKPLLAIEE, translated from the exons ATGGACGCTGCGGAGAGCAACGAGACGAAGCTGCAGAGCCCGCTGCTGCTGCCGACACTGCCTACGCCGTTGCTGGACGGTGCTGACGGCGGGGACCAGCGCCTGGAGAGCATCCTGGGCGGCGGGTCGTCGGCGCCGTGGGCGCGGAGGATGTGcgcggcgacggcggtggagctACCGATGCTGGCGCGGCTGGCAGCGCCGGCCGTGCTGGTGTACATGATCAACTACCTCATGTCCATGTCGACGCAGATCTTCGCTGGCCACCTCGGCACGctcgagctcgccgccgcctccctcggcaACACCGGCGTCCAGATGTTCGCCTACGGCCTCATG CTTGGCATGGGGAGCGCTGTGGAGACACTGTGCGGGCAGGCATACGGCGCGAGCAAGTTTGACATGTTGGGCATCTATATGCAACGCTCCATCGTCCTGCTCATGGCGACCGGCGTCCCGCTGGCCGCCCTCTATACCTTCTCCCAACCCATCCTCATCCTCCTCGGCGAGTCACCGGAGATCGCCCGCGCCGCGGGCATCTTCGTGTACGGCCTCATCCCGCAGATCTTTGCCTACGCGGTCAACTTCCCCATCCAGAAGTTCATGCAGGCGCAAAGCATCATGGCGCCGAGCGCCTACATCTCCGCTGTTACGCTCGTCGTCCACGTCGTCCTCAGCTACCTCGCCGTATACAAGTTCGGTCTGGGGATCCTGGGTGCCTCCCTCATCCTTAGCGCCAGCTGGTGGATCATCGTCGTCGCACAATTTATCTACGTTGTCAGCAGCAGCAGGTGCCATCTCACGTGGACTGGGTTCTCCGTGAGGGCCTTCTCTGGCCTACCCCAGTTTTTCCGGTTGTCCATTGCCTCTGCCGTCATGCTCTGTCTCGAGGCTTGGTACTTCCAGATACTCGTGCTTATTGCTGGCCTCCTCAAGAACCCCGAATTGTCGCTTGCATCGCTCTCCATCTG CATGACCATTTCAGGGTGGGCGATCATGATTTCTTTTGGATTCAACGCAGCAGCCAG CGTGAGGGTCAGCAATGAGCTTGGAGCCGGAAACCCCAAGTCAGCGGCATTCTCGGTGGTGGTAGGGACGATGGTGTCCTTCACCTTGTCACTGATAATCTCGGTGGTCATCCTGCTCTGTCGCGACTATATCAGTTACATCTATGCTGATGGCGAGGACGTGGCAGCGGAGGTGTCCAAGCTGACGCCACTGCTGGCACTAACCGTCATCCTCAATGGCATCCAACCCGTACTATCAG GGATGGCCGTGGGATGCGGTTGGCAAGCGTTCGTCGCCTACGTTAATGTGGGATGCTACTATGTCGTCGGCGTCCCCTTGGGTTGCCTCCTCGGCTTCTACTTCGACCTCGGCGCAGCG GGCATATGGTGTGGTATGATTGGAGGTACTCTCATGCAGACCGTCATCCTAGTGTGGGTTACCATCAGGACAAATTGGGACAATGAG GTGGCCGAAGCAATGAAAAGATTACACAAGTGGGAGGACAAGAAACCTCTATTAGCTATCGAGGAATGA